Proteins from a genomic interval of Siniperca chuatsi isolate FFG_IHB_CAS linkage group LG10, ASM2008510v1, whole genome shotgun sequence:
- the ribc1 gene encoding RIB43A-like with coiled-coils protein 1 isoform X3, whose amino-acid sequence MGLDLDALNQQVQEKKHQQNMDMQRDKAFDKLRKYHDEALLQQDIDEREKQAALHSDLTQYWATHQRVEDSRDADLKCGLKGAFRITIPEGELGPASMQILQGEGIGEEQKSREQMKKRERDLQAQIEEKERRHMADKHREMLVSKSLVHQDLRGVQLHALEEECKKAARIALDNYNQALSTERAEKLKDQHRREERENLAELRHTLRSDMMTECGEAAERDVGGGRPPRVLIDKWKGMSPEQLSAIHREREEQRLEKQRRRDAEKIQDAAWELQLLKLSREAEEEERRAAELRREKRLQTDRYNMQLAREQQAYEEYLNKKLYTNKPTKDYFYQFNTSSR is encoded by the exons ATAAGCTGAGAAAGTATCACGATGAAGCACTGTTGCAGCAAGACATTGATGAAAGAGAGAAGCAAGCAGCTTTGCACAGTGACCTGACCCAGTATTGGGCCACTCATCAGCGTGTAGAGGACTCTCGCGATGCTGATCTCAAGTGTGGCCTGAAGGGGGCATTCAGGATCACCATTCCAGAGGGTGAGCTGGGGCCTGCCAGTATGCAAATCCTTCAG GGAGAGGGTATCGGAGAGGAGCAAAAGAGTAGAGAACAaatgaagaagagagaaagagatctTCAAGCACAGattgaagaaaaagagagaaggcaCATGGCAGACAAGCACAGAG AGATGCTCGTGAGCAAAAGCCTGGTGCATCAGGACCTTAGGGGGGTTCAACTACATGCACTAGAGGAGGAGTGTAAGAAAGCTGCCCGCATCGCACTCGACAACTACAATCAAGCTCtg TCTACAGAGCGGGCAGAGAAACTGAAGGATCAGcacaggagagaggaaagggagaaTCTTGCAGAGCTGCGGCACACTCTGAGATCCGACATGATGACAGAGTGTGGGGAGGCAGCGGAGAGAGATGTGGGAGGAGGGAGGCCACCCCGGGTTCTGATAGACAAGTGGAAGGGGATGAGCCCTGAGCAGCTGAGCGCCAtccacagggagagagaagaacAGCGTCTTGAGAAACAG AGACGACGTGATGCTGAGAAGATTCAGGATGCCGCTTGGGAACTCCAGCTCCTGAAGCTGTCgagagaagcagaggaggaggagaggagagcagcagagctgaggagagagaagaggctTCAGACAGACCGTTACAACATGCAGCTAGCCAGAGAGCAGCAGGCATA TGAGGAGTACCTGAACAAGAAGCTATACACCAACAAACCCACCAAGGACTACTTTTATCAATTCAACACCAGCTCCCGCTGA